TTGCGATGTTAGTGATTacaatgatgatgttaGTAATTacgatgatgatatcaGTGAAgtcaatgatgatttgggCATTCAAGCTAGTAATTCCAACATACCCACAATTTCTTACATCGTGGAACTGGAGAGCGAGGACGCCAAAACTATAAAAGACGGCACTTCTGAAGGTAATGATACAGACAGACCACCAAGTCCTGAACCTTCTtctggtgctggtggtatTTGGCAGAAGGTCAAGAATgtattcaacaattctgatgatgacttgCCAAATTACGACGACTTATTCCCTTTCGGCCCATCAGTTGGTCCTTTCAGACCAAAGTCCACTATTGAAAGACTATTAAACAATCAACAAGACAAGGAGATAGAAGTGCAACAGGAATCATCCCTGActtccatcaaagaagctgaaatTGAAACTAAAGAGGACTTGTCTGACTCTTCAGAAGATATGATAATATCTTACATCAATCATCCAAGGAAAACGGTAGAGAATGATAAGATGTTGATATTTTTCTGGGTTCCAGTATTGTTGATAATTGTGTCATTGTTTATTTCGGTTTCTGTTATTGGTTACGAatttgaaccaattgacaACTTTAAGCAACTCATCAGGGAAGGTTTAGGAAATTTAATGGTTGGTAATGAGAGAATTAAAAGAGTATTTAGTGATAGTGTGAGGAGGTAATTCTTCGCAGTATATAATTTAATGAAATATTTTCTTTTATTTCTCAGCTCATTAAATGAGAGTGTACCTTCTTAAAAATGAAAATAGTCCTGTGGATTATTATCGGGAGGTGTTATCTCGACTGTATGAACCTGTATTCATCCCTTTACTAACCCATACTTTATTTATTGAACCAATGACTAATTTCCTAAAAGAGCAAATGCAAAAATACAAAGTCATCATTATCACTAGTCAGAGAGCAGTAGAGTGCTTGCAGCAATGTATCGAATCAAAAGACATAGAAGAGCATCTTAGAGACCAAATACTCGATATTCCTGTTTATACCATTGGTCCTAGCACCCATGAATACTTAACAAACATAGGTTTCAGGAATATCATAGGAAAAGAGTCTGGAAATGGTCATAAACTAAGTAATTTAATCTTGAATGAAGTCAAGGATGAACCAATAATATATTTTACTGGAGAAATCAGAAAGGATATTATACCGAATAATATGATAAACAATGGCAAGAACTTTTCAGAGTTCCCTGTTTATGCCACAAGGGAATGTGCCGATGTTGATGCAATTCAAGGCCTTAGAGAAGAGAGTAGTTGGGTCATTTTCTTCAGTAGCCAGGGAACACAAAATATCGTTAATCATAtaaagaacaagaactaCAAGGTAGGAGTCATTGGTCCTACCACCAACGAATACttgattcaaaatggtATTACAGCAGACTTGGTTTGTGAAGCACCTACAGCAGATTCGCTTTTGAGacaaattgaccaataTGAGAAAAACTAATAGTAATCTGGGGAAATCAATTCATAGAACAACTTTAATAAATATAATAAATATAATAAATAAATTGCAATAAATACAACAACTACTGAAGTAAAATACTTTATTTCTTAGCAGACTTGACAACATTGATAATTTGTTCAACCACTCCTGGGTTGGATAAAGTAGAAATATCACCTAattgatcttcttctcctgcTAAGACTTTTCTCAAAATTCTTCTCATGATCTTTCCAGACCTAGTCTTTGGCAAATCATCAACTaataaaatcaacttgggaGCTGCGAATGGGCCAATTTCTTTTCTGAcagtcaaaatcaattcttTCTTAACAGCTTCAACGTCGTCAACTTTAAcagttgatttcaatgaaaCATAAGCAGCAACAGCTTGACCAGTCAAGTCATCAGCATAACCAACTACTGCAGATTCTCCCACCAATTCATGTTCGATCAAAGCAGCCTCAATTTCAGCAGTTGACAATCTATGGCCACTAACATTGAccacatcatcaactctACCTAAGATCCAGTAGAATCCATCCTTGTCTCTAGCAGCACCATCTCCACTGAAATAGTGATTAGGGTAAGGCTTCAAATAAGTATCAATATATCTACTATAGTCATTGAAAATTCCTCTGGTGATCGAAGGCCATGCATTTTTGATTGCCAAAACTCCTTCCACAtcattttcattcaattcaTGACCATTAACAGGATCTAAGATCTTAGGTACAATACCAAAGAATGGCAATGAACAAGAACCGGGCTTAGTAGGAGTGACACCAGCCAAGGGACACATCAAGTGAGATCCTGACTCGGTTTGCCAGTAGGTATCAACAATGTGGGCCTTTCCTCTACCAACATTATCGTTATACCAATGCCAAACTTCAGCAGCAATTGGTTCACCAACAGATCCCAAGACTCTTAAGCTATCCAATTTGTAATTTTCAATGTACTTGGTACCAGCTCTCTTCAATAACCTCAATGCAGTAGGAGCCACATAGAAAATATTGACCTTGTACTTGTCAACGATATCCCAGTATCTTGAATAGTTCGGATAAGCTGGTGTACCCTCGAACACCACAGTTGTAGCACCATTCAATAATGGACCATACACAACATAGGAATGACCAGTAATCCAACCGACATCACCAGCGGTGAAAACAATGTCAGACTCATGTACATCAAAGACGTACTTGGTTGTTAACATTGCACCCAACAAGTAACCAGCCGTATTGTGCTGAACACCTTTTGGTTTTCCAGTGGAACCTGAAGTGTACAATAGGAACAATGGGTCTTCACTATCAACAGGAACTGGTGGGAAATAAGGACCATATTTGTCCATCTCATTGTGCCACCACAAatctcttccttcaaaaaaCGGGACATGAGAGTTTCCGGTTCTcttgaaaaccaaaacaTTGGTAACATCAGGGCACTGCTTTAATGCATCGTCAAcaatcttcttggtttcaATAGTCTTACCTCCTCTTTTGGATTCATCAGCAGTAACAACAATCTTGGAATTGGCATCCAAGATTCTGTCCTTCAAAGAGGATGAACTAAAACCAGCAAACACCACCGAGTGGATAGCACCAATTCTGACGATTGCCAACAAGGTAACAATGGCTTCAGGAATCATAGGCAAGTAAACTGCAACAGAATCACCCTTTTTAACACCCAATTTGGTCAAGCATTGGGCCATTTTGGAAAcatctttcaacaattccCCGTAGGTGATGATCCTTCCTTGATCAGgttcatcaccttcataAATAATCGCCGGTTTGTTGGGGTTTTTAAAAGCCCATCTGTCAACCGTGTTATAAGATGCATTCAATTTACCGTTAATGAACCAAGAAGGAATATCACCgtgtttgaaatcattttCAGTAGATACAGGATACCTAGCAAGGTCAAAGGGCCTCTCCCaatccaaaaacttcagACCCATTttaccaaagaaagaagaagggtCCTCAACTGATTCTTTGTACAAGGTTTGATActcttcaaaagaagccAAATTGGGCTTTTCAGTAGACCTCTCCTTAAACCCATCGGGGGGCAATTGCATTTTTTCGTGGTCAAGAGTGACGTGAGACTCAACCATGATCAATCAATTAGCCAGTTGTTTGTATGACAAGAAGACGTCAATATAAGTATCACTAGATAATTGTACGTGCGGATGATGAGTACAAGACAACTAAGCAAAATATAATAAAACAAAAGGTGGTGTGATTGCGGACGCTCCCTATTTATAATGATGCTCGGAGTTTTGGCAAAACCATCAACCCCACAAAATCTGCGACGATATTTGTTGCGGCCACGCTGCAAATGCCTGGTAAAAAATGTTGAGTTTGCATATTCGGTTGTCTTGGTTTTATTTTTTGGGTCAGGAGTTAAGGATACTTTTGAATGACTAGGAGTGAATTGTATGAGCCAATAAATTTGTCTTTTTATCGATTCCTGCCACCTCCTAGTATGTGGTCAACGGTCAAAAGTATAAGGGGGCTCTGGTATTTCCCCAGATGACTTAGAAATGGCAAGTTACTCCGCAAAAAACCTGTAGGTGTTCGTATTCACAGGTGTTACTTCGTCTAAGATAAAAATGACAAAAGTAGCAGAAAACGTAAAAGTGGCAAAAATTGGAGATTTTCAGTTTAAGCCCAACCGATTCTCCTATATCACCACCTAAAAATACAGAAGCTAGGACTGATGCAGTTGGTAAACGGCTTTGGTTGAATAAATCCGATCCATTTACTCGTCTACGAATTGCAACTAAGTATTGTAGGTGGCTACTTATCAAATTGCCGCCGGTCCACAAAATGTTTTTTAAACGCTTACTTTAAGTTTATATATTACTACACACATCAAGGTACGGAGTTACGTAGTTCCAGCTGTATGATAACACTTGATGTTAGTGTCTAACGAATGGAACAAAGAACGATAAAAGGTCGTGCATAGCCAGTCGCTTACCCGAGCACAAATCATTCACAAAATGGAAATCTCATTCTGGCGGTGTCATATATATGAGCGGAGTAATAACGCTAAAACTTACAAGCCTTTTAATTCGGACGATATCCAAGCCGGTTGCCAATGCCATAAAGTTCCAATCACGGCAATCGCCATTCTTGAAGACCAACTTCGTCCGGTTTGGtcaattcatcaacaaaattgaTATGAAACTTCGTAACAACTCAAATGTCAAAGTTAGACCCTTAAATGATAATAAGGCCATCGAGTTGGGTAGTAACTTTCTTAGTGagttgtttgtgttcaGCATTGCGGCGGGACTTATTATATATGAGTCGGTAAAGCCCAAGAAACTGGTGTCCCAACCAGTGGAGATACCTCCAAAGGCAGAAGGAGCTACAGGTAGTATAAATAAAAGCACTTCCAAGGCGGATCCCAAGCCCCAAGAACCACAGAAATCAAAGGTTAAAGACACtaaagttgatgatgagacTAACTCCAAGTGGattggaaaagttgaagagctCCAAACAACGGTGAGTACGTTGGCACAAGAAGTGAGTCAGTTAAAGAGTCAGAACTCAACTATCCTTGAGGAGTTAAAGCAATTGAAACCTGTAAATAGCACTATTAGTCATGTAAATAAGCAATAGATCAAAATAGACCAAGTAACAAAGGAGTACTTCAAGATTCGTTTAGGGAGTCAAAACAACATATATATTATTCTACACTAGTGTTACAAATTAGCCAATCATttcttttgcttctttTCAACCTTCAATAACAAGGCCTTGTTGATATGTGGCAAAACACCACCGAAAGCAATTGTggccttgatcaagttgtctaattcttcatctcctCTGATGGCCAATTGTAAGTGTCTAGGGGTGATTCTCTTAACCTTCAAATCTTTAGCAGCATTACCAGCCAACTCCAAGACTTCGGCAGTTAAATATTCCAAGACAGCAGTTAAGTAGATAGCAGACTTGGATCCTACTCTAATTTTGTTTTGGGCGgttctcttcaaatatCTCTTGACTCTACCCACTGGGAATTGCAAACCAGCTCTGGCGGAATGGGAAGTGGTATTCTTAGCGGCCTCAGAGGATTTACCTTTTCCTCCATGTACTTTACCTTTACCAGACATTTATCAAATTatccttttcttcttagttgttcaaaaacaaattGCTTAAATAAACGAAGCAGAAAAAGATGTTAGTTATAAacttttgttttgtttgttttgaTTTTTGGGGCCTTTATAAAACAACAACTGAGTGGGAGACCGATCGGTCCGCGCACTAACATAAACACTCCAAAGCTGAGTTACCCGCacttggttgcaaaaatgTCATCTACGAGTTGATATACCCGTTTGATCCAAGAGTGTCAAGCATTGATTCAATTTCTGTTCGAGACCTTTGAAGCTCAGTACATATCGAGTCAATGTTTTGGAATCCCTTGAGTagtttgatgagtttgagtAAATCGACAAACTCATCGTTGCTTATATTGGGAAGCCGATTGATTTCGTGGTTGCGAATTCGTGGAACTATCGACTGAGCATCCTCAGGACTATCATCCACAGCAGTTTCATTATTTATGGATCGTATACCGTCATTCATGCTATCCTCATCACTTTCAATGATCccatcaaattgttggttttgataGTTAAAACTGATTCTTCTATTGTTGGTCTTTAGGTTAGACTCGTTAACTATCGACTTAAGGTATATGTTGCTGTTGATGTCTTTTaggttgatggaattgacaTTCGTAGAGGTCAATTTGGTTctgaagttttcaatcaactcgttgatttcGTCATTATTGTTTTCAATTGACTTGGTAACTAAATTCAATATTGGATATGAGTGGACTCGATAGATAAGCCCATTTAAAATTCCAAAGTTGATAAATCGCCTTATGTCGATGAACTTTAAATGCTTCTTATGCTGGAGATACCATTGTTTTACGGTTTGACCTTGGTTAAGTGACCGATAAAGGTAGAACAAAAGTGTCTTTGAGGGGACCTTAATGGTACGACCAAGCTCTTTCAAATGTACAGGTGAGATGGAAATGGACCCGCCAATCCCACCAGTACCAGTGATGTTGGATCCTACTCTAGCATTGACACCAGTGAAAGTATTATTTCCTGTGTTTGGACCGGTAGCATTAGCGGTCGTTGGAGCGGTAGTATTA
Above is a window of Yamadazyma tenuis chromosome 1, complete sequence DNA encoding:
- the HEM4 gene encoding uroporphyrinogen-III synthase (COG:H; BUSCO:EOG092634MM; EggNog:ENOG503P1VK), whose protein sequence is MTNFLKEQMQKYKVIIITSQRAVECLQQCIESKDIEEHLRDQILDIPVYTIGPSTHEYLTNIGFRNIIGKESGNGHKLSNLILNEVKDEPIIYFTGEIRKDIIPNNMINNGKNFSEFPVYATRECADVDAIQGLREESSWVIFFSSQGTQNIVNHIKNKNYKVGVIGPTTNEYLIQNGITADLVCEAPTADSLLRQIDQYEKN
- the ACS1 gene encoding acetyl-CoA synthetase (COG:I; EggNog:ENOG503NUTI); translation: MVESHVTLDHEKMQLPPDGFKERSTEKPNLASFEEYQTLYKESVEDPSSFFGKMGSKFLDWERPFDLARYPVSTENDFKHGDIPSWFINGKLNASYNTVDRWAFKNPNKPAIIYEGDEPDQGRIITYGELLKDVSKMAQCLTKLGVKKGDSVAVYLPMIPEAIVTLLAIVRIGAIHSVVFAGFSSSSLKDRILDANSKIVVTADESKRGGKTIETKKIVDDALKQCPDVTNVLVFKRTGNSHVPFFEGRDLWWHNEMDKYGPYFPPVPVDSEDPLFLLYTSGSTGKPKGVQHNTAGYLLGAMLTTKYVFDVHESDIVFTAGDVGWITGHSYVVYGPLLNGATTVVFEGTPAYPNYSRYWDIVDKYKVNIFYVAPTALRLLKRAGTKYIENYKLDSLRVLGSVGEPIAAEVWHWYNDNVGRGKAHIVDTYWQTESGSHLMCPLAGVTPTKPGSCSLPFFGIVPKILDPVNGHELNENDVEGVLAIKNAWPSITRGIFNDYSRYIDTYLKPYPNHYFSGDGAARDKDGFYWILGRVDDVVNVSGHRLSTAEIEAALIEHELVGESAVVGYADDLTGQAVAAYVSLKSTVKVDDVEAVKKELILTVRKEIGPFAAPKLILLVDDLPKTRSGKIMRRILRKVLAGEEDQLGDISTLSNPGVVEQIINVVKSAKK
- a CDS encoding uncharacterized protein (EggNog:ENOG503P56Z; COG:S) produces the protein MSGVITLKLTSLLIRTISKPVANAIKFQSRQSPFLKTNFVRFGQFINKIDMKLRNNSNVKVRPLNDNKAIELGSNFLSELFVFSIAAGLIIYESVKPKKSVSQPVEIPPKAEGATGSINKSTSKADPKPQEPQKSKVKDTKVDDETNSKWIGKVEELQTTVSTLAQEVSQLKSQNSTILEELKQLKPVNSTISHVNKQ
- the HTZ1 gene encoding histone H2A.Z (COG:B; EggNog:ENOG503P342) codes for the protein MSGKGKVHGGKGKSSEAAKNTTSHSARAGLQFPVGRVKRYLKRTAQNKIRVGSKSAIYLTAVLEYLTAEVLELAGNAAKDLKVKRITPRHLQLAIRGDEELDNLIKATIAFGGVLPHINKALLLKVEKKQKK